CTTTACAGTTTCTGATATGCCTGCTCTCTGAGTTATCTGTCTTATGCAAGCATGGTTTGTCTTCTTGTGATTAGATAATTATTTTAGCTCTTGAAACATTAAGGTTCTTTGCTCAGTCAAGCTTGACATAGGTTGAGTAGATATAATGCTTGGTTAGTTCTTCGGACCTCATATTTGTCTCAAAGCTCATAATATCAAGATGTTTTCATGTGAGCAAGGGGCGGAAGTGCTTAGATCGACAAAAGCTCCATGCACTTGACCAAGAGGATTGTGCATAATCATGCAATGACATGTCGGAGAAGGATCACACCAATTTGCAAAGCAAACAGGGATGAAGAACAGATAAGTACAACTTCACCCAATTTTTCTTTGGTAGCCTTCTTTCCTTGATTTTAATTGGTCAGTTTAGAATCAATTCATAATTCTGTTGGACGGGGTGAAAAATGGATCACATATGTTTACAATGTAGAGGCATGTAGAAAAAAGCGAAGTGACCAAGAAATGGTTGGTCCAGATTCACCTTAGATGACCACTTTTCCAGTGTGGAGGTAAGTTTTAACACCTTAAGATAGCTGCAGTTGCTTTCATTTCATTGGGAGCTTCTAGAAGGCAACTTCTCATTTGTAGGAACTAGAAATAATGGCGCAGAAGAAAGAAAATAGATATAAAAGCTACATTCTTTATGGATGTACATTTAAACCTTGAAAAATAGCTTTCATATATGCTTCTCGTCGCTTTGTAGCTAAAAGTTTTGTGGGAGGAAACACTAGCATTTATCTGCCTTGGCGATCTTCAATCTCTTGACAGTGTTGAGGAATAGCCTGTACAACAAGGTGTAAGCAAAGCTTAAGACAGATGGAAAGAAGAGCACCCAATAAGGTTGGTTGGGATGGAAAGAGGGGTAAAGATGATAGGAAGCTTACTCCCAAGGAACATCTCCCGCCATCATCCAGTCTCCTTCCATGTCCTCATATATTACCAGATAGGTCTTTCTAGAAGACACTTGAGCAAGTCCAGGGCCTGTATTAAAGGGAGTTGTTGGAAGGCAAGTTCAGGGCCATGCTCATATCTCAATGGCATAAATGTTTGAGACTCAGTTGTCGGAAATATGTTTTGTCTGTGCTTACACGAAATGTTGGTCCTAAACATGCAACGTAGTGTTCTGATCAGGGAATCATAGCCATCAAGTGCAAACAGATCCAATTTTCTGCCAACCGGAATTCCTTCCATGTGAACCTTGACAAAGAAACTTGCTGGGTGAGGCGGAATTCTTCTCTCATCAAGTGTGCTCCTAACCAGTGGTTTGGTTGGTGGCCAATCAGAGTGTTGTTCCCTACTGCCCAAGAAGGGTAGGAACTAAAGAATTAGGACATCAGTTTGAGTGGATTCTACTCAAGTTTGTGGCTGTAACTTTGAAGTCAAGTAAAATGATAGTGTAGTAAATTGTTTGGACTTGTTGGAAGGCATTAGGACAAAACTGGGTATGATCAATTGTAATGAGAACTTTGTAATGTGACTGCAAGTGAACTTGAGGAGGGGTGGGTGGCTGTTGGAGGAGCAAGAGAGATGGCGCTAGCATGTAAAAGATGTTAAATAAACAGAATTAAGGAAAAAATATATGAAGTAAAGTGGATGAATGACAAGATGACAAAGTGAGAGGCTGAAATAGATAAACAGCAATAGAGGTATGTTTTCAAGTTTTTAAACAAGGAATGAATAACAAGTAACACAGTAAAATGAATCTGAATTGGCCCATTGCtttcaaaagaaaataagagagaaggtaagaagaagaagatgaatccTAACAGGCATGATAGAGAGAGATTCGAGGGAAGGGAGGCAAGGAGGGGTTGCTTAAGTAGGTGTCAAGATCCTTGTCAACATAATGCTTGGGAGAAAATGAATAGAGAAGTTGAGATGTAGGTATCCTGGGGAAATGCATATAGAGAAGgagaaaaataaaatctgaagagAATAGCATGATTGGAGAAGAGAGTGAGTAAAAGAGGACTTGAATTATAGATGACAGATCATTGTTGGTTTTGGTTCACGTACCTTGAACTGGAGGAAGTCTGAGAAGGGATCGATAAACTAAGCCCAAGCTTTAACTCTGTTCTCAAATCTTCTGTACTTGATTGAGAGAGAGATGCAGTGGAACCACAAGCATGACCGCTGTCTTCTATGGAAGTAGGGGAATTGCCTTGTTCTCCCATTTcagagaggagggagggagggggagacAGAGAGAGGGCAATGATGACCACCTTCCTCTTAAATTTGAACTCGCTATAAGGTTTCCTATCTATAGTTCATTTGTTCcaacagaaaaaagaaaaggtaTATCGTCCAAGAAACATGGATGTGGCAAATGCGAGTGAGCAGGCCAAATCCTGGTTCGTCTAATGTGTTGATAACCTGCTATCGGCTCGCCTGATGCTGCCAGCTGTCCATTTTATCCTTTCTAATGTGGCATTATTATACATGAACATTAAGCTTTAACTTACGCTCAATTTTCAGTCAGGTCTCTTAAgttttagttatatatatatatatatatatatgtgtgtgtgtgtgtgtgtgtgcacgcgcGCGTGcgcgcgtgcgtgcgtgcgtgtgcatatatatatatatatatatatatatatatatatatatatatatatatataatgttggTGGAAAAATCGAAGTTAATATGTTCTCATTGTTGAAAGACTGCTCCGATAAATAAAGTGCTGTCGATCAAATAATGTAAACAGTCATGCAGAACATTTTACCGGAGAGAGACAAGCAATCTTAAAAGTCGTCTCTCTAGATGAGCATGCTGGGTGGTTAGGGTGAATAATTAAGAGTTAAAACAACTGGGGTTGTTTTACATGGAAAACCACCAAATGTTGGCCAGGACCAGTCCGAAACAGCACGGTCATTATCGAAAGTATTGCAAGTCGCCTTGGATCTAATTAAGCTCCAGAGCTCTCTAATTAGATAAGCAAGATTTTTATAGCCCTCATGCGATTGCTTATGGTTGCCATCCGGGGGTTTCCTACTGAATTATGCGGCAGATTCTAGATTACAATATCTGAATCTAGTTCACAGGGACATGGCTTAAACGAGACGATGAATTGTACAGGCCAAAGCAGAACGACACATTTGCTGTCGCTGATCAATAGGTAGTTATCACCGCAACACGTGTTCTGCACGGTCGGTGCAATGACTTCGAGTGGTTCGACAGGACCAAGCATCGAAAGGGAAATTGAAATGGACTCAATTGAATGACACCAAGGGTTAGAAGACTATCATGATGGTGGTGGCCTTTGGCTCTCCAGGAATTTACCATTTTCATCGTCGTCATTGAGTAAAGAGCCTGTGATTTTGACACTCCAACAACTACTGCTTGCCCAATTGATTCGTGCTACATATGGTGAGCCAGAAGCCCATGCTTCCAAGTTTGGTGCCGTCCTACGTGACCAAAGGTTAGCAACATCATCACAAACGATATAGGAATTTCTTTGTTGGAGTTTAATGTGTGGTCCCTGTTTAGGAAGAAAAACTCATCGTAATGAGGAGACAATTCACTTTCTCCGATGGTAGATTTTTCCTCCTTGTGCTTTCTTCACCTCTTGAAGAAAAACTTCCAACTCTTTGGAAGTTTTGTACTTCTGCCATGCTAGGATCCGACCAACAAGACCGGCATTTTCTAAAATCTGTTATACTTTTTAGCAAAACCTAGCCAGACCGAGCTGTCATTCTTGAAAAAGTAGCAGAAATTTGTAGATGAAATTGGAGACATTTGAATCGACGCAGGCTCCATCCGGTGGAGGGCTTGGAGCCCTGCTTGTCAGAATGGGGAAAAAGGAGGGGATATTAATGAAGACATGCAATCGAAGCATAGCCTCGAAAACCAGAGGAATGCAACCAAACAACCCATCTCAGACCAACCAACAACTTTCTCTTTCCACCGTCAGGTCCATGCTCCTCATATTTGATGGTTTCTTGGGTGACAAGTCCTCGTGTATCGGTGAGGACAACCACCTCTATGACAGTTGCCCCAGTAACGACATTCTTGAGAAAGATGGGCATGTCTGTAAATATCCATTTCATCGAGGTTTTGAAATGAACTGTAAAGTAAAAACATGGAAGTTAAAAGCGCAAGAGCTTAAAATAACAAGGGCTCATCTTTGACTTGGAGGTAACCGAGGAGACCGGTGACCATGACTCCACCGTTCCTCATATGTCATCATCTTTATCTGTGTTGAGGAGCAGAATAGTGCTGTTGGAATAAATTATTCTTAATCCTTTTTAATCCATTTACTCCAAAGAATAAATAGAATGAGTCTAAATTCTACTTGGCTCAGAATTATTACTGCTGCGGTGACGTCTGAATATTGTGTGGTTGAAAAAATGGAGTAACAAAATTAAAGGTAACCTTTTTATAAATTGGACAAAACTACCCTGCCTATGTGAAGGAAAATTGATGGAGGTATATGGAATAATGGAAGTATACTATATATAGTTCTTTATGTTACGTTAATAGTATtgctattttaataaaaaaaattaattactaatttgGAACCATATAACTGCAAACAAAAGCAGCAATGAGTGACAATGACCTACCCGCACcatctatgataaaaattaaacaaCATAGTAaaacaaatatttaaaaattttatcaatatGGAGTTTTAAAATTAAAGATCAAATACAAAAGACAGAGAAATATTTTATCCATTTTTTTCAAGTGAATAAAATCATGTTCCGAACGAGCAAGTTTCACTTCTCAAACAATACATGAATAACCATGTAGAAcggaataaatatataaaaaggaAATAAAAGAGGAAGAGGATAAATCGGAGAGATGAGAAGTCCATGAACATGATGTAGATAATGGAAGCAGATGATGGAGATGGAGATGGGATCCTTGTCTCCCTCGGCACATCCTCGTGCCTCATGCGGTTGCTGGTCCTGGACTCGGCAAGAATGGGCGTAGACATGGAgtcaggaggagaagaagaaggggcgGGGTGcattttttttggatggaaaGCAAGCTTGGATGGTGGAATAAAGTATACTTCACTGAGAGAAGTGGATTAGTTTATTCCAGGTTAACCACACTAACCGGGGTTTACGTCAAGTTTGACTGAAATTATTTATTCCAGGGTATATGGGATAAATATTTGGTGTTTGGCAGAATAGCTGGATCTATCGCTTTGATTCCATGCTATTCGATTTCCGAACACGCCCTATAAGGCTGCATTTGATGGAGGGGATAGTTTTTGGAGAGATATCCCCTCTCCTGCAGAAAAGATAAGCTATTTCAtgggataataataataattattattatttaaattgggTTGGAGGGATAGGTGGGGAGAATAAGGGGATGCAGATAGTTTGGACTTGATGATAAGGACAAAATTGTCTCCTTCAGTATGTTTTAAGGAGTGGAAAGGACAAAATCGTAATCCGAGAGgaaaagttctttgatcatttttttggGCTTATTCGATTAAAACTATTTCATGCCATTTTTTTGAGCATTTTGGGGATAGCATCCTCCTTGGGGGATAATCCCCACTTATCCCTACCAAAGTAACCAAACGCAGCCTATTACACTCTCAAGTTTAAGAGAAACCACCAAATAGCTTCTGATAATAAATCAGACCGACCGTCTGCTACTTTCAGTACTTCTTAACCCTCTATTGCCCCACTATTGTATTGACGGTTGTTCAACCGTCGATAAGAAGATGCGGATGTGAGGATGAGGCCACGGTTGCTCGGCTTTCTGCACTTGGGAATTAAGGATTCACAAGCAAAGAATCTTTGATTCGACGATCTCGATAGTCCTCAGGTGCGCAAGAAGTAGGAGAGGGATTAATTAACAtaaaaacttgtaaagaaatgGAATTTATCATTGTACATGTGTGCGCGCTGGCGCgcagttgtgtgtgtgtgtgagagagagagagattatgtAGGTTATCGTTCTCTTAAAGATGGCTTAGAAACAAAAGCCAAGGGAATGTTGTGCCTGGGAGCACAGAacgtgtctctctctctctctctctcctcttagcGCATGTATATTCTGCATATCACAAGGATGCATGCACATGCACGTACATGCATGGTGTGCATGTCAAGCTCCTCGTTGATCTTTTCAAGTCTGTCGGCACCATTGCGCTTATCTTATTTTACACCGGTGATCTTAAGTATTACCATCAACCATTAGCCAACAGAGAATATCCTATCAGAGTCTTGGTTCATTCTGTGACTGGCCTTATTGGGCATCATTAGAAGTGGCTCCATCAATGGTCAGCTTAAAAATTAGACCGATCATGTTGCAGACCAATGtttccttttctattttttttaaaaaaaataatctaagatgataataattttttataaattcttTAGAACGTTGGATGGTACATATTTATTGCTCCAAGCAAATATTTGAAAAACAAAACTGGAGATAGGGGAAGTGCCATACAAACTTCATCTACAGTATCAACTTCTACATGATATTTTACTAATttatagagagaaaaacgtgaagacaACAACAAGGACAACCGGTCCCTAGCTTGCCAGCAAGGGTTGTACCGGCATAAGATCAGCTTTAGGAATCACAGGAATCCATATATTAATCACCGTAACATGGGAATGAGCCGAGCCTTGGAAAAATCCAGTACTGCCAGCATCGCTTGTCGAGTGCTTTCACCCTCCTCAACATCGGGTTCGGAGGGCTCCCTTATTATACTCCTCAGGCCCGAATAAGATGAGGACACTTGACCCAAAACAAGGCCAGATGCCATAATATGATGGCTTTGAATTCTGTTCTTCTGTTCTCAAAAGTCAAAGAGTTTAAGATAGGATTTTTTTGGGGGGCGTGGGTGAAGTTAGGATGGGATTACAATCATTAGACGTACCATGTAAGCGTGCTTCCATGTTGGCCAAACCTCTATCATTGCGGACTTCTGAATTTGAGGACATGTATCCACTTAAGGACGTTGGGAGGGTAGTCTCTTCATTTTGGAACAAGAGATGCTTGCTTGTTAGATCAAATAAAACAATGGCATGAAGGTGTGACGTGCACGATCTGGGACGTACAAGCAGCCTGAACCTTTTAAGGGTAACAGTGCCGTTATGTTTTAGCAGCTTATGTAAAGCTTATTTAATTTTTTGCCATCCTAATATTACATTTGGTAGCTGACAACCTATCcagattactgataatttaatatgataatttggattACTACGTTTAGTATGCTTTTTGACTAGTAATGCAAGTTATTTTGTTGAGGCAATTTGAATTGTCTTGGAGAAGGATAGCTATTCAGATTACTACTTCTTTGACAatgttgtaataaaaattttggataaaattatatctcaaaaaaaaatcacacaaaatccATTGTCCAACCCTCCCTCTTCCCCTCCACCCCCCTCTACGTGCACCTTCGGCCCGCGGCTCCTCCACCCTTGTCCACCCCCTTGCGGCTCTTTCATGCCCATCCCCATCATCTCCATGGCTCCATATGTGCCCACTCCTTCACCTTCCCCCCCCAATACTTACGGTTTTCCACATCCCTCGGTCCACTACTTTTCTGCACCACCATCATATCCACGTCACTTTCGTTACTTttcattaaagaaaaagaagagcattagatcaaaattattgaaaatattttaaaaatttaattttacgcTATCGATaatttgattgtcataccaaatatatcaattaagatttttagtaattttactgcaacattacctGTATATAAAATAcagtaatattgattattgataatttaatgataATAATCTGTCTTGAAGGTAACCTACATTATCTTCTAAAATTTTCTAacgatgcaccaaatgcaacctaagggATTGAACGTGGGACCTCTCCTAAAGTAGTCTACCATCATGAATTCACATATATGAGAGAAGAAATTTAATAATGGTTGATGATAGCATCGCAACCATCCACTGGATGTATTCTAATTTTATTACACATGTTAAGTTCCGATGGGCTTTATTTGCAAGCAAAATGCACATTGCATTTCAATGGGAGTGATTTTAGAAAGATTAAGTGTAAAATAGAATGAAGTAGGTGAAATGCACATTGGAAGGACATGGATAGATATAATTATGCATAGAAAAATATTGATAGTTGTGATTATTATTTATATGCTCTCCAACTGTTGGCTAATGCACTGCCTTCTCATTGTCAAGGGAGTCTGCTTGGTTGTTTTGGTTAAAAGAAGAGCGTACACACAATAGGCTTGTCCATGGGCCAGGTTGGCCCGGTTGAGCCATAGGCCTAAAGCAACCGCTCAAAGATCAGGCTTAGCCCAGTCTGACCTATTTAATGATATATTCTCGGGTGAGAATTGGCTCAATTCGGaccctatttcttttttttttttaatttttcaaataagagtaattctttgtgcattgTATACAGTGCAATACTATTGCACCGTCCAATAACATTGGGGCACATAGTGCATTCAGTTGGGACGGACATTTAATGCTGTCCAacttttttctttcctcaattttTTAGTGACGAAAATATCCTTTATGACTTCATGATATtttgtatgactttctatgagtaacttcctgtgaatatatactGTTCAGAAAGTCATATGACTTCCtgttaatatatataactttctatgactttctgtgaacatatatcactttctgtgaacatatatgacttctatgtgattttctgtgaatatatatggctttttgtgaacatatatatattcacagaaagtcatatatgttcatagaaagtcacaggatatcatatatatttacagaaaatcatatgacttctttaaaaatatatattcacggAAAATCACTCAGGAAGTTATACAGAGTATTAGAAAGTCATAAAGagtatttttttcattgaaaaaatagaagaagaaaaaagctgGATAGCATTAAATGTTCGTCCCATCTGAATGTGCTACGTACTCTAATGTTATTGGATGGTGCAATAGTATTGCACCGTATGCGGTGCACAAGAATTAGTCTTTCAAACAAACTCTCAGCCCAAGGCCACAACCCAAACCCAACTCAGAAAGTATTGTGGATTTCTGGTCTTAGTCCTTGCCCCATTTTCAAGGCTCGGGTCTATGGTCTATTCGGGCCGACCTCGCCCAATGAGATCCTTTCATACCAAGTCCCTTACGAGCAACTTATATCAAACACCAGAAAGTGCCTACGGCTTTGGTATGATTATACGTTTAAGACAACTGCTCTGGGAGGAGGTTTTATGGTCCTGTGGATGGGCCATATAGGTTTCAGAAGGTTTTTGTCCTAGATCTGGCTAAAAATGTTGGATTGTCCAGAGCACAAGCCCAAGATCCAGCCGCCAAGATCAAACTGAAAATCTCACCTGAGCTCAAATACACTCTAATTGGATTTGAATGAGCATGGATAGAGGCATGAAAGTGTTTCAGGCCAAACCAAAGCAACTAGGGCCAAACCTCAAACGATAGCCAGCACGCAATGGTGGAGCAAGTAAAGTGAAGAGGAGACGAGTGACAAGGGGTACATAACAATCTTATATGTCATTATTATGTCTTATCACATTATATGCTATTAACATTAGATAATATGTTAGAAAATGTGGCCTTTGGGCCGCGGGCCAGAGCGTCTGATGTCTCACTGGAAGCTATCTATAGCATTCGAGAAAAAATGGAATTCAGTGTGAACATTACATAATTTGGGCTTGAGGATTCAAGAAAAAATCATTGGGGTCAACCATGCTGTCCGATCAGATGGACAGTGATCATCTTCCCAAACCGTGATCCCACTCCTTTTGTCTTGGGCAGTCCAATCAGTGCGTCCCTCCGGCACATCAATACGATGTGGTGAAGGACTACCGGGGACCCTCGGATGGGTGGAGTATGTAACACGCATTCCTTCGTGGAGTTGGCCGGGCCTGGGTGCATGGTTGGGCCCATGGCGGGTTGGGCCAATATTGGTTCTCGATTCGGTTCATCGGAGACGCGTCCCATCACGAAGGACTACGAATTAATTGAAAAGTTCCGGTCGATATGATGAGACGCTAGGACGTGAGCAGGAGCTACCCATCGGTGGTGGGCTCCGCCCTGGACCGATTCGTACCAGACTACTAGAGTCTTGTTTGCCGTCTTCTCGAACCAGATGGGAGCTAAAAAGAGGCGTTTCGAGGGAGGGGGAGATCCAGCAGTCAAGCTTTATAATTGCGGTCATTTTGAGAGTAAGAAGGGTTCACTAACAGTGGTGGCaggaggagaggaaggaggaatcgaaggaaaagagaagaggatGCTATTCTGAGGAGGGCTACAGGCTGTGGGACTATCTAATTTGGAGATCTAAAAGAATGTAACCAAGCCTGCTGCTGGAAGAAACATTAATGGAAGAACGCgacatgttcttcttcatttttccaCTGCACCGACCGGTCAAGGTCCTTTGTTTCCACGATGATGCGGGTCGTTCGCTGCTTGTGTTGAATGCTTCTCGTACGCGCGCAGCAGTCTACGGAAGAAACTGAGCTTGCGGATGCGGAAAATTGGGACACAGGACGTGCCCCAAGGCCCACGTTATCAATTGCTAGCCCATTCAATAAATGACCCGTCGCAGTGTTCATGAACGGTTCACAATCATCCGTGGTACCGACAGCCTCATCACGGCTGCAAAAACGGTGGCATTGTGGATAGCAATCGATAATGGTGGATTGAGATTGTAATTGGAGCAAGGAtccaaaccctaggcagaaagGAACACGAACAGCAAGATTACAACTCACTAATGAACTAGTAAATTGGAACAAACCTCCAATGACCAGGATATGCAAGAATATAGAGAAATGAGGAAACCAAAGAGAATGCCACAAGCATAAcaacataacataaaaaaattatgtggcTCACGCACTACCAAGCTATGTCCATGGGTATGGAAAAGATCAAAATTTACTATCAACTTGGGAGATTACAAAAGTTTGGAAAAAGATTACCACTCTACAACAATGAGCTTACTATTTTTCAATGAAAAATCATCTTCTTGTTACACCTCTTAAGCACCCTTCCAATCGCGTGAAGTCTACTTCAAAAAACTCTAGGAACCCCTCCAATCAATCTTGTAAGTTTGGATCAGCAAAAAGAATAAGAAACTTCATCACCACCAAAactctctctttatctctcttcTCTATCCCAATAAAAGAGAACACTCAAGAGATGAATACACCTTGACTTAATCTCACTCAATATTATAGAAGCTCTCTTTTACTAACCCACTTTAGCTTAACTAGCTAATATATCAAGTAAGTCCAAATCCAACTAACTCATTATATGAGTTTTTGAACCAAATCCAAAATAAGCCCAATAAGTTAATCGATGAATTTGATATCATTAAACCcaataatctccatcttgatAGCAAAGTCATTATTCTCCACATCTTCGTGCTAACCATGTGTCTTTATGCTTCTTTTATCTTGAAGCCCAAAAAAGATAAGCTCCATTTTAATTTTTCTACTTGCACCGGCTTCGTAAGCATATCGACCATATTTTTATGAGTGTCCATCTTCAATACCTTCAtcttatcattttcaatgatctcCTAGATGTAATGATATTACACATCAATATATTTGATCTTTTTGTGATAAAATCAAATTCTTTGTCAAACATATAGCACTCATACTATCGCATATTAATGTCATGAGAACCATCTTTGTACCAAGCTCTTTCATTAAGCCTTGAAGCCACACGCTTCCTTGCTTGCATCCGTTAGTGCCATGTACTCAACC
Above is a genomic segment from Elaeis guineensis isolate ETL-2024a chromosome 1, EG11, whole genome shotgun sequence containing:
- the LOC105040112 gene encoding auxin-responsive protein IAA4, encoding MGEQGNSPTSIEDSGHACGSTASLSQSSTEDLRTELKLGLSLSIPSQTSSSSSREQHSDWPPTKPLVRSTLDERRIPPHPASFFVKVHMEGIPVGRKLDLFALDGYDSLIRTLRCMFRTNISCPGLAQVSSRKTYLVIYEDMEGDWMMAGDVPWELFLNTVKRLKIAKADKC